Proteins found in one Chloroflexota bacterium genomic segment:
- the add gene encoding adenosine deaminase has translation MTVLNREMIQRLPKAELHLHSVGALRLTTIKELLRQRGLPLSDAFEEWQGSSEMRLPLAAYLSRIDMAFAVMQDAESLERISYELIEDLAKQNVIYAEVKFAPQSCTRGGLSYQEALRAVANGLTRAEKNFGLKSGLILVCRRDEPPELSTEIVKLAIANQGINKVVGVDLAGDETGYPGYPHREAFRRAYDAGLHRTVHAGEGAGPESIREALDILYAERLGHGVRLAEDPLLLREVGDKGVTLEMCPTSNVQTGAAESLSQHPIDRFLAQGLAVTVNTDDPTVAGTDLTHEYELLVEEFGWGLPEIKKTVLNALNGAFLSEPERKAILTVFEERWNEVVNKSNTI, from the coding sequence ATGACAGTCCTTAATAGAGAGATGATACAGCGCCTTCCCAAAGCGGAATTGCATCTCCATTCCGTTGGGGCCCTGCGCTTAACCACGATCAAAGAACTTTTACGACAGAGAGGTCTGCCATTATCAGACGCATTTGAGGAATGGCAGGGTTCTTCCGAGATGCGTCTGCCGCTGGCCGCCTACCTTAGCCGGATAGATATGGCTTTCGCGGTGATGCAGGATGCAGAGTCCTTGGAGAGAATCTCTTACGAACTGATCGAGGACCTGGCCAAACAGAATGTCATCTACGCCGAGGTTAAATTTGCTCCCCAATCATGTACCCGAGGCGGTTTATCTTACCAAGAGGCCCTGCGGGCAGTGGCGAATGGCCTGACGAGAGCGGAAAAGAATTTCGGGCTGAAGAGTGGTCTTATCCTCGTCTGCCGCCGCGACGAGCCGCCGGAGCTCAGCACAGAGATCGTCAAGCTGGCCATCGCCAATCAGGGGATAAATAAAGTGGTCGGTGTTGACCTGGCCGGCGATGAAACTGGCTACCCCGGTTATCCACATCGAGAAGCCTTTCGAAGGGCGTATGACGCTGGATTGCATCGCACCGTCCATGCCGGTGAAGGAGCTGGGCCGGAGAGCATCAGGGAAGCGCTAGATATACTCTATGCAGAGAGACTGGGTCATGGGGTTAGATTGGCCGAGGATCCCCTCCTGCTCCGAGAGGTGGGAGACAAAGGGGTCACCTTGGAGATGTGCCCAACGAGTAACGTCCAAACGGGTGCCGCCGAATCCTTAAGCCAACATCCGATTGATCGCTTTCTGGCCCAGGGATTGGCCGTCACAGTCAATACGGATGATCCTACCGTAGCTGGCACTGACCTCACCCATGAATACGAGCTGTTAGTTGAGGAGTTTGGGTGGGGTCTGCCTGAAATAAAGAAGACTGTTCTCAATGCCTTGAATGGTGCTTTCCTGTCCGAGCCAGAGAGAAAGGCTATCCTAACTGTTTTTGAGGAGCGATGGAATGAAGTGGTCAACAAATCTAATACCATTTAG
- a CDS encoding ADP-ribosylglycohydrolase family protein, whose product MESYHSSILFSKIHGCLAGGAIGDAMGGPTEMMHYKTIQRLFGEVRDLLPYGETAAIHKGRPAGSCTDDTILKHLLCRAIIKKGGRVTAADMAEVWREEMNPRDFYVPVQNSYYKLMLGNLPPREIGRGNMISNSSAMAIAPVGIINACNPQQAVLDAYEVSSLIHSGFPQEAACAVAAAVAEAFNPEATPDSVGEAAVVYLDGAGFRPYVERAISLARECREYTVFREQFYNRYLMPWPRIFPEGYEDTVDPREAVPCALALFYLARGRPETAVLYAANFGRDCDTIGTIAGAIAGAFSGVEAIPRRWIELVEQVNSIDNLSLAEQMFQAVANNLHHLERQIELVRRLQGGNL is encoded by the coding sequence ATGGAATCTTACCACTCGAGCATATTGTTTAGCAAGATTCATGGCTGTCTAGCTGGTGGGGCCATTGGTGATGCGATGGGTGGCCCAACGGAGATGATGCACTACAAGACCATTCAGCGGTTATTCGGCGAGGTGCGGGACCTGCTCCCTTATGGTGAGACGGCCGCTATCCATAAGGGTAGGCCAGCCGGTAGCTGTACTGACGACACTATCTTGAAGCATCTCCTCTGTCGGGCTATCATCAAGAAGGGGGGCAGGGTTACAGCAGCCGATATGGCTGAGGTCTGGCGGGAAGAGATGAATCCGAGGGATTTCTACGTGCCGGTCCAGAACTCTTATTATAAGCTCATGCTGGGCAATCTACCACCCCGGGAGATTGGACGGGGCAACATGATCAGCAACAGCTCAGCTATGGCCATCGCTCCAGTCGGTATCATTAACGCCTGCAATCCCCAGCAGGCCGTGTTGGATGCCTACGAAGTAAGCTCCCTGATTCATTCTGGGTTCCCTCAGGAGGCCGCCTGTGCCGTGGCCGCTGCGGTGGCGGAGGCTTTTAACCCCGAGGCTACCCCAGATTCGGTCGGTGAGGCGGCGGTGGTGTATCTGGATGGGGCTGGATTCAGACCCTATGTCGAAAGGGCCATATCCCTGGCCCGCGAGTGCAGGGAGTACACTGTCTTTCGCGAGCAGTTCTACAATAGATACCTGATGCCCTGGCCGCGCATTTTCCCAGAGGGATACGAGGATACCGTGGACCCTCGCGAGGCTGTCCCCTGTGCCTTAGCCCTCTTTTATCTGGCCCGGGGTCGGCCTGAGACGGCAGTGCTTTATGCCGCTAACTTTGGGCGAGACTGCGACACCATCGGCACGATAGCGGGAGCCATCGCCGGCGCCTTTAGCGGCGTGGAGGCCATCCCCCGCCGCTGGATTGAGCTGGTGGAACAGGTAAACAGTATAGATAACCTTTCCCTGGCTGAACAGATGTTTCAAGCCGTAGCGAATAACCTGCACCACCTTGAACGCCAAATTGAGCTGGTTCGTAGATTGCAAGGAGGGAACCTATGA